In Jatrophihabitans endophyticus, one DNA window encodes the following:
- a CDS encoding CDGSH iron-sulfur domain-containing protein: protein MTVYPDGPLVVRGDFAVADVDGTPVETGRVVALCRCGRSALKPLCDGSHKRARNPRRCDG from the coding sequence GTGACCGTCTACCCCGACGGCCCGCTCGTCGTGCGGGGCGACTTCGCCGTCGCCGACGTCGACGGCACGCCGGTGGAGACCGGGCGCGTCGTCGCGCTGTGCCGCTGCGGCCGCTCCGCGCTCAAACCGCTGTGCGACGGCAGCCACAAGCGCGCCCGGAACCCTCGCAGGTGCGACGGCTGA
- a CDS encoding SDR family oxidoreductase: MPTPVRSIADTVVSVTGASAGIGAASARLLAERGARVAVQARRRERLDELVDELGDDTVLPVPGDVQDPAAATELVAAAVERFGRLDSVVVNAGIGSYGGILDVDEDTLRTMMRTNIEGTVWAVRAAVAQFRAAGDGGDVVIVSSVAGLRGGADEAVYAATKFAQVGLAGALDREVRAEGIRVTTICPAGVETEFAIGAGRTAGDPALADYLRPEDVAHTIATVLEQPRRVRTTQWQLWSMGQGS; encoded by the coding sequence ATGCCCACACCCGTACGCAGCATCGCCGACACGGTCGTCTCCGTCACCGGCGCCAGCGCGGGGATCGGCGCCGCGTCCGCCCGCCTGCTCGCCGAGCGCGGCGCGCGCGTCGCCGTCCAGGCCCGCAGGCGGGAACGGCTCGACGAGCTCGTCGACGAGCTCGGCGACGACACGGTGCTGCCGGTTCCGGGCGACGTCCAGGACCCGGCCGCGGCGACCGAGCTCGTCGCGGCCGCGGTGGAGCGCTTCGGACGGCTCGACAGCGTCGTCGTCAACGCCGGCATCGGCAGCTACGGCGGCATCCTGGACGTCGACGAGGACACCCTGCGCACGATGATGCGCACCAACATCGAGGGCACCGTCTGGGCAGTCCGCGCCGCCGTCGCGCAGTTCCGCGCGGCCGGCGACGGTGGGGACGTCGTGATCGTCAGCTCGGTGGCGGGGTTGCGCGGCGGTGCCGACGAAGCCGTGTACGCCGCCACGAAGTTCGCGCAGGTCGGCCTCGCCGGCGCGCTCGATCGCGAGGTGCGGGCCGAGGGCATCCGGGTCACCACGATCTGCCCGGCGGGCGTCGAGACCGAGTTCGCGATCGGCGCGGGACGCACCGCCGGGGATCCCGCGCTGGCGGACTACCTCCGCCCCGAGGACGTCGCCCACACCATCGCCACCGTGCTCGAGCAGCCCCGCCGCGTGCGCACCACCCAGTGGCAGCTGTGGAGCATGGGACAGGGCAGCTGA
- a CDS encoding iron-containing redox enzyme family protein gives MLLPEPRGEFTSTLIDALRRDDDAALPAAHDVPSSPDPLADDELQLALWICYELHYRGFADVAASWEWRPALLAVRAALETLVLDALHAEVKVGAGDAPVADRLREIVDGDDGPGLARFVQVRADRKQFLEFAKHRSLYQLKEADPHSWAIPRLGGRAKAALLEIQFDEYGDGTIERMHSELYRRLLRGVGLDDDYGAYLDDAPGITLAVSNVMSLFGLHRALRGALVGHLAAYEMTSSDPCRRYARGLRRLGGDDDTCRFYDEHVTADALHEQVAAHDLCGGLAEAEPELAEDILFGALACLHVDNRFAAHVLDRWGAGRTSLRDRTSQQGVPIGARSW, from the coding sequence ATGCTGTTGCCCGAACCGCGCGGTGAGTTCACCTCCACCCTGATCGACGCGCTGCGACGTGACGACGACGCGGCACTGCCTGCCGCCCACGACGTCCCCTCGTCACCCGACCCGCTGGCCGACGACGAGCTACAGCTCGCGCTCTGGATCTGCTACGAGCTGCACTACCGCGGCTTCGCCGACGTCGCGGCGTCCTGGGAATGGCGCCCGGCGCTGCTCGCGGTACGCGCCGCGCTCGAGACCCTCGTCCTCGACGCGCTGCACGCCGAGGTCAAGGTGGGCGCGGGTGACGCGCCCGTGGCGGACCGGTTGCGCGAGATCGTCGACGGTGACGACGGGCCCGGCCTGGCCCGCTTCGTGCAGGTGCGGGCCGACCGGAAGCAGTTCCTGGAGTTCGCGAAGCACCGGTCGCTCTACCAGCTCAAGGAAGCCGATCCGCACAGCTGGGCCATCCCCCGCCTCGGCGGCCGCGCCAAGGCCGCGCTGCTGGAGATCCAGTTCGACGAGTACGGCGACGGCACGATCGAGCGCATGCACTCGGAGCTCTACCGCCGGTTGCTGCGCGGGGTGGGCCTCGACGATGACTACGGCGCCTATCTCGACGACGCTCCGGGCATCACGCTCGCCGTCAGCAACGTCATGTCGTTGTTCGGGCTGCACCGCGCGCTGCGCGGCGCGCTGGTCGGTCACCTCGCCGCGTACGAGATGACGTCCTCGGACCCGTGTCGGCGCTACGCCCGCGGCCTGCGCCGCCTCGGTGGCGACGACGACACCTGCCGGTTCTACGACGAGCACGTGACCGCCGACGCCCTGCACGAGCAGGTGGCCGCCCACGACTTGTGCGGCGGCCTCGCCGAGGCCGAACCGGAGCTCGCCGAGGACATCCTCTTCGGAGCGCTGGCGTGTCTGCACGTCGACAACCGCTTCGCCGCCCATGTGCTCGACCGGTGGGGCGCGGGACGCACGTCGCTGCGCGATCGGACGTCGCAGCAGGGCGTGCCGATCGGTGCCCGATCCTGGTGA